From a single Rhea pennata isolate bPtePen1 chromosome 33, bPtePen1.pri, whole genome shotgun sequence genomic region:
- the RASAL3 gene encoding RAS protein activator like-3 — MEVEKPGAEMLLKTYKWRTAVAGEREPERGTASPGSRRWARLQGWKRSYSHPESDGPDDGAGKGSSHTQSLAKANARRSLFQRAFSAPSKVAKEPRGPEGGKATLQKYLRSMSKRKGPMESGAKAERLPHYAAPAPESSPGAPPIPLAPAPDAPVWDVSNFSLVDGQLVLVGRDEEVLFRSRNWTGSSNSESTNLQPASGRRDPEAPADERSSRAAARGAESESTQFGNVKGLLWKRLRERKGRGGVKPETPAAPGADGERVPSRTGSRESLLPPPSAAELDLTGDNVIVRPVHGSIVGEKFCFQIITSEGSRSFGCTSLAERDRWIENLRRTVQPNKDNCERVELALSLWVYEARDLPPRRRLRCQLHLDGALYARTTAKAAGPGGELFWGELFQLAALPRTRTLTLALCREDDGRPREPLASVTVPLSELAAAARQPLERWYPLSGPGHPSGRERPPAVRIRGRYQEVRVLPIVRYKELAEFITFHYRELCARLEPVIAVRHKEELAGALVHVLQSTGKAKAFLIDLGVAELDRFDDREALIFRENTLATKAIDEYMKLVGGKYLQDTLGEAVAQLCTSDDSCEVDPSKCSGPDLSDNQNNLRQVCEETFQRIAASCDAFPVELGEIFAAWQEECAARGKEGIGQRLVSASLFLRFLCPAVMSPSLFGLVQEYPSEATARTLTLVAKVIQNLANFTTFGEKEAYMGFMNEFLEHNWSTMTTFLQSVANPESSAHMTTYDGYVDLALELATLHLLLCDIFSGLDQATQEELEPLPTILTAIREGTPVPVSVRLSSTIERSSAEASKPGFVPPRELSKHSPLIKSQSLISIRRVRSREDGPEPEPVPEPSPRPTRERRNVQRTQSVPAQSKASRRLRKQSSIEHVAELPGDDVSGPSVPRDAPGRSKLRLSASLPRKSTVPWQRYAEEAAAGPSELYAMRPLEKHGRLLEALRKEVAESRERQRAAEARVEAAEAQHHVLRQEQAQHHEQLERLQQQLEEANARLVNLGARLTSAEGTRKKDLERLKASEEKGRALESRLSALEREHGELRSAIAQLLGHPGRTARRSLVPSRAENGDDAQATSV, encoded by the exons ATGGAGGTGGAGAAACCGGGAGCTGAGATGTTGCTGAAGACCTACAAGTGGCGAACGGCGGTGGCGGGCGAGCGGGAGCCCGAACGGGGCACCGCGTCCCCAGGCAGCCGCCGCTGGGCCCGGCTCCAGGGCTGGAAACGTTCCTACAGCCACCCCGAGTCTGATGGTCCTGATGATGGTGCTGGAAAAGGCAGTTCTCATACCCAAAGCCTGGCCAAAGCTAATGCCCGGAGGTCCCTCTTCCAAAGGGCTTTCTCGGCCCCCTCCAAGGTGGCCAAGGAACCGCGGGGTCCCGAGGGTGGTAAGGCCACGCTGCAGAAGTATCTGCGCTCCATGTCCAAGAGAAAGGGCCCCATGGAGAGCGGGGCCAAGGCTGAGCGGTTGCCTCACTATGCAGCTCCAG CCCCGGAGAGCAGCCCCGGTGCGCCCCCCATCCCGTTGGCTCCCGCGCCCGACGCCCCGGTGTGGGATGTCTCCAACTTCTCACTAGTGGATGGCCAGCTGGTGCTCGTGGGCAGAGATGAGGAG GTTTTGTTCAGGAGCAGGAACTGGACCGGCAGCTCCAACTCCGAGAGCACCAACCTGCAGCCAGCAAGTGGCAGGAGGGACCCCG AGGCGCCCGCGGACGAGCGGagcagccgggccgcggcgagAGGCGCAGAGAGCGAATCCACCCAGTTCGGCAACGTCAAG GGGCTGTTATGGAAGCGACTGCGGGAGCGGAAAGGCCGCGGCGGGGTCAAACCGGAGacgccggcagcgcccggcgccgaCGGCGAGAG GGTCCCGAGCCGGACGGGTTCCCGCGAGTCGTTGCTGCCACCGCCGAGCGCGGCCGAGCTGGACCTGACCGGGGACAACGTCATCGTGCGGCCGGTGCACGGCAGCATCGTGGGCGAGAAGTTCTGCTTCCAG ATCATCACCAGCGAGGGCAGCCGCTCCTTCGGCTGCACGTCCCTGGCCGAGCGCGACCGCTGGATCGAGAACCTGCGCCGCACCGTGCAGCCCAACAAG GACAACTGCGAGCGCGTGGAGCTGGCGCTGAGCCTCTGGGTGTACGAAGCGCGGGACCTGCCGCCGCGTCGCCGCCTCCGCTGCCAGCTCCACCTGGACGGCGCGCTCTACGCCCGCACCACGGCCAAggcggccggccccggcggcgagCTCTTCTGGGGCGAGCTCTTCCAGCTGGCCGCCCTGCCCCGCACCCGCACCCTCACGCTGGCCCTGTGCCGAGAGGACGACGGGCGGCCCCGCGAGCCCCTGGCTTCCGTCACCGTCCCCTTGAGCGAGCTAGCGGCGGCCGCGAGGCAACCGCTGGAGCGTTGGTACCCACTGAGCGGCCCCGGGCACCCGTCAGGCCGCGAGCGGCCGCCAGCCGTGAGGATCCGCGGGCGCTACCAGGAGGTGCGGGTGCTGCCCATCGTGCGCTACAAGGAGCTGGCCGAGTTCATCACCTTCCACTACCGGGAGCTGTGCGCCCGCCTGGAGCCTGTCATCGCCGTGCGGCACAAGGAGGAGCTGGCTGGGGCCCTGGTCCACGtcctgcagagcactggcaAGGCCAAG GCCTTCCTCATCGACCTTGGCGTGGCTGAGCTGGACCGTTTTGACGACCGCGAGGCGCTCATCTTCCGCGAGAATACGCTGGCCACCAAGGCCATTGACGAGTACATGAAACTGGTGGGAGGAAAGTACCTCCAGGACACACTGG GTGAGGCGGTGGCCCAGCTCTGCACCTCAGATGATAGCTGCGAGGTTGACCCCAGCAAATGCTCCGGCCCCGACCTCTCTGACAACCAGAACAACCTGCGGCAGGTCTGCGAGGAGACCTTCCAGCGCATCGCTGCATCCTGCGA CGCTTTCCCGGTGGAGCTGGGCGAGATCTTCGCCGCGTGGCAGGAGGAGTGCGCGGCGCGGGGCAAGGAGGGCATCGGGCAGCGTCTGGTCTCGGCCTCCCTCTTCCTGCGGTTCCTGTGCCCCGCCGTCATGTCGCCCAGCCTCTTCGGCCTCGTCCAGGAGTACCCGAGTGAGGCCACCGCTCGCACCCTCACCCTCGTGGCCAAGGTCATCCAGAACCTGGCCAACTTCACCAC GTTTGGTGAGAAGGAGGCATACATGGGCTTCATGAACGAGTTCCTGGAGCACAACTGGAGCACCATGACGACCTTCCTGCAGAGCGTGGCCAACCCTGAGAGCAGCGCCCACATGACCACTTATGATGGCTACGTGGACCTGGCCCTGGAGCTTGCCACCCTCCACCTCCTGCTCTGTGACATTTTCTCTGGCCTGGATCAG GCCacacaggaggagctggagcctCTGCCCACCATACTCACCGCCATCAGAGAGGGAACCCCAGTCCCCGTCTCCGTCCGGCTCAGCTCCACTATTGAGCGAAG CTCAGCGGAGGCCTCTAAGCCAGGCTTCGTGCCACCGCGAGAGCTGAGCAAGCACAGCCCCCTCATCAAGAGCCAGTCGCTCATCAGCATCCGCCGGGTCCGGAGCCGAGAAGATGGACCAGAACCAGAACCGGTACCAGAGCCATCTCCACGGCCAACCCGGGAGCGCAGGAACGTGCAACGCACCCAGAGCGTGCCGGCGCAGAGCAAAGCCTCCCGGCGCCTGCGCAAGCAGAGCAGCATCGAGCACGTGGCCGAGCTGCCGGGCGACGATGTCTCGGGTCCCTCTGTCCCGCGCGATGCCCCG GGCCGCTCCAAGCTGCGGCTGTCGGCATCGCTGCCCCGCAAGTCCACGGTGCCGTGGCAGCGCTACGCGgaggaggccgcggcggggccgagcgAGCTCTACGCCATGCGGCCGCTGGAGAAG CACGGGCGGCTCCTCGAGGCGCTGCGGAAGGAGGTGGCCGAGAGCCGGGAGAGGCAGCGGGCGGCCGAGGCGCGGGTGGAGGCGGCGGAGGCTCAGCACCACGTCCTGCGGCAGGAGCAGGCTCAGCACCATGAGCAGCTCGAGCGCCTCCAGCAACAGCTGGAGGAGGCCAACGCTCGCCTGGTCAATCTAGGCGCCAG GTTGACATCTGCTGAAGGCACCCGCAAGAAGGACCTGGAGAGGCTGAAGGCCAGCGAGGAGAAGGGCAGAGCGCTG GAGAGCCGGCTGTCAGCGCTGGAGCGGGAGCATGGGGAGCTGCGCAGCGCCATCGCCCAGCTCCTGGGCCACCCTGGCAGGACAGCGCGCCGGTCGCTGGTGCCAAGCCGAGCCGAGAACGGTGACGATGCCCAGGCCACCAGCGTGTGA
- the PGLYRP2 gene encoding N-acetylmuramoyl-L-alanine amidase, with translation MDMLVQIMEALEATNITEGFAGGVPELGRALGGGGTPLQRAVLGAAPAAPPTLPALSPEQRALFTELLHPEALERGVVLAPDGSTVAVAPLLAGLEAGLKCAPTAPVLTATSTPAPADPLYAVTVAEALGMSYLLARANGSQATLGPGGCWDDVENPQVFTLEGPPSPVSDAFANGALDGVLLGARLAEAPVPLAALLRGYYSYGAAGERAPSSFRRGRFGTRTGQGKLEEEVAAALRLLRVLPATRSLLEDVGDEEVAAVARRAAQDFTDAYVECPAVMPRCMWGARPYRGSPSALSPPLPFVYIHHTYEPGAPCRTFASCARAMRSMQRFHQDARGWDDIGYSFVVGSDGYLYEGRGWHWVGAHTRGYNRQGYGVSYVGDYTARPPDADALALVRDAFLPCAVRAGRLRRNYTLRGHRQMGRTECPGDSLFREIETWHGFQACTHACTCG, from the exons ATGGACATGCTGGTGCAGATCATGGAAGCTCTGGAGGCCACGAACATCACAGAGGGCTTCGCCGGCGGCGTGCCGGAGTTGGGGCGGgcgctgggcggcggcggcaccccACTGCAGCGCGCCGTGCTGGGTGCCGCACCGGCCGCCCCACCGACCCTGCCGGCCCTCAGCCCCGAGCAGCGGGCGCTCTTCACCGAGCTCCTGCACCCAGAGGCCCTCGAGCGCGGTGTGGTGCTGGCACCCGACGGCTCCACCGTGGCCGTGGCCCCTTTGCTCGCCGGCCTCGAAGCGGGTCTCAAGTGCGCCCCAACGGCACCCGTCCTCACCGCCACGTCCACGCCGGCGCCCGCCGACCCGCTCTACGCCGTCACCGTGGCCGAAGCCTTGGGGATGTCCTATCTGCTGGCCCGCGCCAATGGCAGCCAGGCCACCCTGGGGCCCGGCGGGTGCTGGGACGACGTGGAGAACCCGCAGGTCTTCACCCTGGAGGGCCCTCCATCGCCTGTCTCCGACGCCTTCGCCAACGGGGCGCTGGACGGGGTGCTGCTGGGCGCCCGTTTGGCCGAGGCGCCGGTGCCGCTCGCCGCCCTGCTCCGGGGCTACTACTCCTATGGTGCAGCGGGCGAGCGGGCGCCCAGCAGCTTTCGGCGTGGGCGCTTCGGCACCCGGACGGGGCAGGggaagctggaggaggaggtggcagcTGCCTTGCGCCTGCTGCGGGTGCTGCCCGCCACCCGGTCCCTCTTGGAGGACGTGGGGGACGAGGAGGTGGCGGCCGTGGCTCGTCGGGCGGCGCAGGACTTCACGGACGCCTACGTAG AGTGCCCGGCCGTGATGCCCCGGTGCATGTGGGGCGCCCGTCCCTACCGAGGCTCCCCGAGCGCCCTGTCGCCGCCGTTGCCCTTCGTCTACATCCACCACACGTACGAGCCGGGCGCCCCGTGCCGCACCTTCGCCTCCTGCGCCCGCGCCATGCGCTCCATGCAACGCTTCCACCAGGACGCCCGCGGCTGGGACGACATCGGCTACAG CTTCGTGGTGGGCTCCGACGGGTACCTCTACGAGGGCCGGGGCTGGCACTGGGTGGGCGCCCACACCCGCGGCTACAACCGCCAGGGTTACGGCGTGAGCTACGTGGGTGACTACACGGCCAGGCCGCCCGACGCCGACGCCCTGGCCCTGGTGCGCGACGCCTTCCTGCCCTGCGCGGTGCGGGCCGGCCGGCTGCGGCGTAACTACACCCTCCGGGGTCACCGGCAGATGGGACGCACCGAATGTCCCGGCGACTCGCTCTTCCGCGAGATCGAGACCTGGCACGGCTTCCAG gCCTGCACCCATGCGTGCACCTGCGGGTGA